GCCGCGCCCTTGAGAAAGACGCGGCGGCTGTGCTTGCTTCGACGATCGACTTCTCTCATGGTGTTCCTCCTCGGATTTTGTGATTTGATCAATTGAAACGTCCGCCCCGCTGGATCACCTCGATCTTGTAGCCGTCGGGATCACTGACGAAGAAGAAGCGTGCCAGCGTCCTGCCGTCATGCTTGAAGTCGCGCAGCGGTCCAGGCGCGAGCTTTTCGCGCTCGAAGCGAGCATGCTCTGCATCGAGATCTTCGACCACCACGGCGAGATGGCCGTAGCCGTCGCCGAGGCCGTACGGCTCCTTGCGATCGAAGTTCACGGTCAGCTCCACCTCGAAAGGTGAGGAGGGGTGACGCAGATAGATCAAGGCAAAGTCCGCGAACTTCAGATGATCGGCGACTTCGAGGCCGAAAGCGCGCTTGTAGAAGTCCAGCGATCGCGCTTCATCGAGCACGCGGATCATGGAATGGACCGGTTTTGCCATTCAGTTCTGCTCCTTGAGATAGGCGATGATGGCGGCGCGCGTCTCCGGCTTTGCCTGCCGGTACGCCATGACCGCGCCCGGAATGACGGCTTGCGGATTGGTCAGCCACGCATCGAGCCTGGCCTCGTCCCAGACGAAGTCCGCCTTCCCGAGGCTCTGCGAATAGTGAAACCCTTCGACCTTGCCGGCCGGCCGTCCCACGATCCTGACCAGTGGCGGGCCTTGCCGCATCGGTGCTGACGTATCCATGGTGTGGCACACCGCGCATTGCTGCTTGAACAGCGTCGCGCCATCCGGCGGCTTTGCCGTCGGCAATGGCATTTGTGCGTCGGCAACCCGCACCACCAGCGCCACTGCGGTGCACAATCCCAGCACGACTGCGCGCATCGCCAAGAGCCCGCCCATCCGCATCAATGTCAGCGTGCGCAAACTCTAGGCGCCGTCAGATGAGCGGTGGTAGTAGCGGGCTGTTTCGCTGCAAGCGGAGGCGCTCGCGGCTTGCGTGTGTTCCACGCTGCCGCATATGAGGAGCAGAATTCCGCGAAATAGCCCCGAAATCCCTAAACGATGACCACACGACGCGGATTGCATCATGATCGCGCCGTTCGAGCTCTCTACGCGATGAAATGGTCCGGTGCAGGCGAGCGGCGCAGGAAGCAGCCGAACCATTCATCGCGAAAAAATCCAGGAGAAATGGATGAAGTTGGTGAAGACCTCTGTGATCGCATGCGCTCTCTCGGCTCTCATTGCGACGCCCGTTTTCGCACAAGGTGCGTCACCCGGCGCCACTACACGCGGCACTGTGCAAAGCAAGCCCATGCAAGGCGGCGCGGTAGGCAGCGAGGATGACGATGTCGGCGCACAGCCGGGTGCCGCTGGCGAGAAGACTGGCATGAAGTCAACCAAGGGGACGAAGGGCGCGGCCGGCACCACGGGCAGCGCAGCGCCCAAGGGGACGGTCGATGGTTCCGCTTCGGGCGGTGCCGCCAGCGGCAAGCGCTACTAACGCCGAGACGCGATACAGCAAACCTCCAGCCGCTGTGCGGCTGGAGGTTTTTTTGTCACTCAATCGTCGTAGCGCCCGCCGCGCTTAGCCTTGATGTCGCTGCGGTGCTTCTTGCCTTCGAGCCGGCGCTGCTTGGAGGCGAAGGTCGGCCGGGTCGCACGCCGCGGCGTGGGCCGGACCATGGCCTCGGTCAGCATCTCGACGAGACGGTCGACGGCGTCCTGCCGGTTGCGCTCCTGGGTGCGGAAGCGCTGCGCATGGATGACGATCACGCCGTCCTTGGTCATGCGCTGGCCGGCGATGCGGGCAAGGCGCAGGCTGGCGTCCTCCGGCAGGGTCAGCCTGCGAGTGTCGAAGCGCAATTGCGCCGAGGTCGCGACTTTGTTGACGTTCTGCCCGCCCGGGCCGGAAGCGCGGACGAAGCTGATCTCGATGTCGTCCTCGTCGATGGCAAGATCGCGGGATATCCGCAGCATGGTGGCACCATTCGTGATGCCCGGACATATCGCGGACATCTACGTTCGGCAACGGTGCATCATGGGCGGCGCAGATGGCCGGGACCAGCCCCTCACCCCCACGAGGGGGGAGGGAGCGCAGTGTGGCGTGTGTGAGGACGGAGTATTACGGCCGGCTCAGTTCGACTTCGTCACCGGCGCTGCTGCAGGCTGCGCCGCGGCCTGCGGGGCGCGGCCGACGACGACGGTCAGGAGCCCCTGGCCCCACAGGCGCTTGGCGGCGGCCTTCGCATCGTCCAGCGTCACCGCATCGACGATAGCGTTGCGCTTCTCGATATAGTCGATCGGCAGCTTGTCCTGCTGATACTGCAGCAGTGCCTGCGCGAGCTTGGAGGAGGTGTCGAGTGCCAGCATCTGCGAGCCCTTGAGGTAGGACTTGGCCTCGTCGAGCTCCTTCTGCGTCGGGCCCTCCTCGGCGATGCGGCGCACCTCCTTCTCAATGGCGTCGATGGTGTCGCCGGCGCGGTCGGCGCGGGTGCCGGTATTGCCGATGAACAGCGCCGAATGCTCCATCCACAGCAGCGATTCGAACACCGAATATGCGAGACCGCGCTTCTCGCGGACCTCGCGATAGAGCCGCGAGGACAATCCGCCGCCGCCCAGGATGTGATTGACGACATAGGCCGCCATGAAGTTCGGATCGTTGCGCTTGAAGCCGGGACCGCCGAAGGTGATCACGGTTTGCGGCACGTCGAGCAGCACGAAGGCGCGCTGCGGCGGCTTTGCGGCTTCGATGTCGGGGACCGGTGCAAGGTTGGCCTTGGCCGGCAGGCCGCCGAAGGTGTGGTCGAGCAGCTTGCCCAGGGTGGCGGGATCGACGTCACCCACGACCGCGACCTTCAGCGTGTCCTTGGCGAGCACGCGGCCGACATAATCCTTCAGGTCCGCGATGGTGATGGTCGGCACGCTGTCCAGCGTGCCGTTGGTCTGCCGCCCGTAGGGATGATCGCCAAAGGCGGTCTCCAGGAATTTGCGGCTTGCCAGCGAGGTCGGATTGGTGGTCTCGCGGCGCAGCCCCGAAATGACCTGCGAGCGGATGCGCTCGACATCGGCGGTGTCGAAATGCGGCGAGGTCAATGCCATCCGAAGCAGATCGAAGGCTTCGTCCTTGTTGTCGCGCAGCATGCGCAGGCTGCCGCGAAAGGTGTCGCGGTTGGCGCTGAAGCTGAGCTCGATGGCGCGGCGGTCCAGGCGTTCGTGGAACGTCTTGGAGTCGAGATCGCCGGAGCCTTCGTCGAGGAGATCGCCGACCAGATTGGCGACGCCCGCCTTGTCCTTGGGATCCTGGGACGAACCCCCCGCAAACGAATATTCCATGGCGATCAGCGGCACCGTCGCGTCCTGGACGAACCAGGCTTCGATGCCGGCCGGCGAGACGAGATGCTGGATCTTTGCGGCCGCCTCGGACGGTGAAACCGCAGCCAGCACCAGCGCAGCGCCGGTGACGAGAGAGAGGGCGATCTGTCGAGCGGCAAGGAAGGGATGGGTCACGAACGCTTCTCCTCGCGCTTGGCGGCAGCGGTGTCCTTGATCAGATAGCCGGTCACCGAGCGCTTCTTCTCGAGCCATTTCTGTGCGGCGGTGCGAACCTGCTCGGCAGTGACGGCGCGGATCCGGTCCGGCCAGCTCCGGATGTCTTCGATCGACAGGCCCGTGGTCAGCGCGCCGCCATACCAGCGCGCCAGCACGGCCTGGTTGTCCTGGGCGTAGATCGCTTCGGCAATGAGCTGGGTCTTGACCCGCTCAAGGTCCTCGGCGCGGATCGGGTTCTGCACGATGTCGGCGATGACGCCGTCGATTACCTGCTCGACCTCGGCGAAGCTGACGCCGGGTTTCGGCGAGGCCGAGATCGAGAACTGCGTCGGATCGAGCGAGATGCTCGAATAGCTGGCGCTGGCGGAGACCGCGAGCGGCCGATCGACGACGAGTGCGCGATAGAGATAGGAGTTGCTGCCGCTGCCCATCAATTGCGCGAGCACGTCGAGGGCCGCGCTCTCGCCAGCCGCTGCCGTCGTCGCCGAGGGCACCAGATAGTAGCGCCGCACGCTGGGCTGCTCGACGCGTGCGTCGGCGAGCGTGACAGCACGCGGGGCCGCGGGTTCCGGCTCCTGCGGACGGATACGCCGCGCCGGGATGGCGGGCTGCGTCGCGATCGATCCGAAATTGCGCTCGACGAGCGGACGGACGTCGGCGAGCTCGACGTCGCCGGCGATCACCAGGATCGCGTTGTTCGGCGCGTAGAAGCGGCGGTAGAACGCGAGCGCATCCTCGCGATCGAGCTTCTCGATCTCCTGGTGCCAGCCGATCACGGGTCGGCCATAGGGATGGTTGAGATAGAGCGCGGCCATGATCTGCTCGTTGAGCCGCGCCTCGGGATTGTTGGCGACGCGCATGTTGTACTCTTCGAGCACGACGTCGCGCTCGGGCAGCACGTTCTCGTCCTTGAGGATGAGACCGGTCATACGGTCGGCCTCGAACTCCATCATGGTCGGTAACTGCTCGCGCGGCACGCGCTGGTAATAGTTGGTGTAGTCGACTGAGGTCGACGCGTTCTCGTTGCCGCCGACGCGCAGCACGGTCTGGGAGAATTCGCCGACCGGATGCTTCTGCGTGCCCTTGAACATCAGGTGCTCGAGAAAGTGAGCGAGTCCGGACTTGCCCGGCGTCTCGTCAGCCGAGCCAACCTTGTACCAGATCATCTCCGTGACCACGGGCGTGCGGTGGTCCGGGATCACCACGACCTGGAGTCCATTGCTGAGCGTGAAGCTCGCGGGCGGTGCAGATGTCAGCGTGGTCTGGGCGAGCGCGCTGCCGGATGAGAGAGCACATGTCGAGAGCAGCGCAGCAACAAGGCAAACAGCCGATCGGTATGAGGGCATCACGATCCTTGTGAAAGCCCGGATCCTGATGTCCGGGCGTAAAAGCGCGGCATGCTACACCGCGCGGCTTTGAACTTCGCGTCACGAAGCAGAGAACGCCATCAAGTTGAACTTAAAAATAGGTCATCTGCCGCGTCCAACCTACACCGGACAAATGCGGCAGTTCCACGCGTCCAGGCGCGCAACGGGCAGGGAGCCTATTGCTCCTTCTCCTTGCCGGACATGATGTCGTAATACATCCGTCGCGACTTGTCCGGCCCGGACCCGTAAGCGTAGTTCGGCGACGGCGTCTGGTATCCCGGCGGCGGTTCGACCAGCGACTGGCGCGGAGGCTCGGACGTGAATTTCGTCTCCTCGGAGCTGTTCCCCTTGAACATGCCCAAAAGTCCGCCGGAATAACCGAGCTGGGCCGGGCTGAGCGACGGGTTGCCGTTGGTGCCCGGCTGAATCGGATCGTTGTTCTCGCGGGCAGGCGCGGCGGTCTTGGCGGCGTTCATTTCGGCGGGCGTCAGCGGCCGCGCGGCCTCCCAGTTTTCCTTCGGCTTGCTCGCCTTCTTCCGCGCGGCGATAGCCTCCTTGCGGCGCTTGACGTCAGGATCCTTCGGCCAGTTCGGCGCAGCCTTGGCCTCGGTCGCGGTCGGCGGCGGCAGGTCGAGCTTGGGCGGGACAACGAGCGGGGAGCGCTCGCGGTACTCGATGCCGGGCTTCTCCATGCTCTTGGCGCCGATGCCGGACATCAGGTTGTCGATGAGTTTTTCTTCGAAGGTCATATCATCGTCGTCGTCGTCATCTCCGGCGCGGGCCGCGCCGGTTGCCATGACGAGGCCGATGCCAAGTGCAACGGCGGACACTCTCAGCACCCGCCAGATCCCCTGCTGGGGGTCTCGAACCATCGAACCGCTGGTCTCGGAGCTGCGCATTACTGTACCCGTTCCATATTGTGGCAGATGACCGCGTCGCGCGCGGCCGACCCTTGTAAACAGGGTTCCACCGCCGGCCCGTATCGGCCGGGATCAGGGCGCTTTTGCGGCGGGTACCCCCAGGAAGGAATCATACAATAGGGCCGCCACCCCAGCAACGATGGCCACGTCGGCCAGGTTGAAAACGTACCAATTATAGGTATTTCCGCCGATCTCGATGTGGAACAGAGCGAAATCGACCACCGCGCCATAGGCCAGGCGGTCTATGCCATTGCCGATGGCGCCGCCGATGATCAGACCCAGTGCCACCGTTGCAAGCCGGGTGTGCGACCGTGCCATCCATACCGCCAGCGCGACCACCGCAACGGCCTTCACGACCATCAGCGCGATCTGCGCCGCCTGGTTGTCGTTCTGCAGCCAGCCGAAGCTGATCCCGATGTTCCAGGCCAGCACCAGATCAAAGAACGGCGTCACCCTCACCGCGCCGCGATGGGCGATGTCGAACACGTTCAGCAGCCAGAGCTTCGAAGCCTGGTCGAGCGCGACCGTGACCACGGCCGAGATGATGCCGGCGCGGAGTGGGGTCATGCGGCGATGCTCGCTGCCGCCGCAACAAACTCCGCTGTCGTCCCGGCGAAGGCCGGGACCCCCGCGCGAGCGCTTTGCGCTCGTCGCGATAACCACAGGCGGTGGTTGTTTGAAGGACTCGTGGTCATCAGCCTTCGCGGCAATTGGCGGTGGTGGTTATGGGTTCCGGCCTTCGCCGGGACGACACGCAGTTAGATCCCCACCCCCAGCGCCTTCCACTCACGCAGCGCCTTGGCGTCGCGCGGAGTGACGTCGGGATAATCGGGATCTTCGCCGACCGTCGGCAGGATCTTCCAGGAGCGGGCGCATTTGGTGCCGACCGCCTTTTCGACCACGACGGCGACGCCGGGAACGGCATCGAGGCGGAACGCGGTGGCAGGCGCCTCGCCCTCGCGCACCTCGTAGCTCGAGGTGATGCAGACCTCCGCGAGATCCGTGTCGAACAGCGTTATCAGCACGTCCCGGTCGACCACGTAGATCACCGGCGAGGCCTCGAGCGACGAGCCGATATGTTTGGCGGCGCGCTCGAGCTCCAGTGCGCCGGTGACGACGCGGCGAACATTGCGGATCGTCTCCCATTTCGCGGCGAGCTTGTCGTCGCGGAGTTTTTCCAGGTCCTCCGGGAACAGCGTGAGATGCACCGAGGGCTCGGCATCCGGCCGGTACATCCGCCAGGCTTCCTCCGCGGTGAAGCTCAGGATCGGCGCCAGCCATTTCAGGATCGCGTTGCAGAGCAGGTCGATCGTGGTCAGTGCCGCCTTGCGTGTCAGCGAGGAGGGCGGATCGCAATAGAGCGTGTCCTTGCGGATGTCGAAATAGAACGCGGACAGCTCGCTGTTGAGGAAGGCCGACAGGATCGCGACCACAGTCTTGTAGTCGAATTCCTGGTAGGCCTTGCGGATCGCGCTAGCGCGCACCGCAAGCTCATGCAGCATCAGCCGCTCGAGCTCGGGCATCTCGGCGGGCGCGACCGCGTCGGCCGGCTTGTAATGATGCAGCGTGCCGAGCATCCAGCGCACGGTGTTGCGCAGCTTGCGGTAGGTCTCGACCGTATTCTTCAGGATCTCGGGGCCGATGCGCTGGTCGTCGGTGTAGTCGCAGGCGGCGACCCAGAGCCGCAAGATATCGGCGCCGGACTCCTTGATGACGGCCTGCGGCTCGATCGTGTTGCCGAGCGACTTCGACATTTTGCGGCCGTGCTCGTCCTGGGTGAAGCCGTGCGTCAGCACGATGTCGTAGGGCGCACGTCCCCGCGTTCCGCAGCTTTCCAGCAGCGAGGAGTGGAACCAGCCGCGATGCTGGTCCGAGCCCTCCAGATACATCACGGTGTCCTTGCCGCCGTCGACCTTGCGCTTGATGCCGGCAAGGCCGGGGAAATGCACGGGGTCTTCGAGCACGAAAGCGTGCGTCGAGCCGGAATCGAACCAGACGTCGAGAATGTCGTCGACCTTCTGCCAGTCCTCGCTTGCGCGGGACCCAAGGAAGCGTTCGCGTGCGCCCAGCGCGTACCAGGCGTCGGCACCTTCTTTTTCGAAGGCCTCGCCGATCCGCGCGTTCACGGCCTCGTCCTGGAGGATCTCGGCCGAGCCATCGCCCTTCTCGCGCACGAACACGGCGATCGGCACGCCCCAGGCGCGCTGGCGCGAGATCACCCAGTCGGGGCGCGCCTCGATCATGCCGTTGATGCGGTTCTCGCCCGACGGCGGCACCCATTGCGTCACCGAGATCGCCTGCAGCGCGCGGGCGCGCAGCGTGTCGCCGGACTTGGTCTTGCCGTCAGCGGCCACGTCCTTGTCCATCGCGATGAACCATTGCGGCGTGTTGCGGAAGATCACCGGCTTCTTGGAGCGCCAGGAGTGCGGATACTGGTGCTTCAGCCGGCCGCGCGCGAACAACATACCTTTGTCGATCAACGCCTTGATCACGGCGTCGTTGGCGTCGCCCTTCTCGCCCTTGTCGTTGATGACGCGCTTTCCGACGAAGCCCGGCGCATGATCGGTGTAGGCGCCGTTCTCGTCGACGGTGTAGGGGATCGCCGTGTTGATGCCGCGGGCATCAAGATCGCGCCCATGCGCCATCCAGGCGTCGAAGTCCTCGCGGCCGTGGCCAGGTGCCGTGTGCACGAAGCCGGTGCCGGTGTCGTCGGTGACGTGATCGCCGGGGAGCAGCGGCACGCTGAACTCGTAGCCGCCGCCAAGACCCTTCAGCGGATGGGCGCATTCGATCGCGTCCATGGTCTCGCCGGGAATGTCGCGCACCTTTTCATAGGCGCTCACGCGTGCCTGCTTGAACACCTCTTCGGCGAGCGCGTCGGCGAGGATCAGGAGATCGCCCGTCTTGGCCCAGTTATCCGCCGGCGCATCCGTCACCTTGTAGAGGCCATAGGCGATCTTGGGCGAGAACGAGATGGCGCGGTTGCCCGGCAACGTCCAGGGCGTGGTGGTCCAGATCACGACACTGGCTGAGGCCAGCGCACCGTGCGCGGGTGAGGTGACCGGGAATTTCACCCAGACCATGTCGGAGGTGTAGTCCTCGTATTCGACCTCGGCTTCCGCCAGCGCGGTCTTCTCGACCACGCTCCACATCACCGGCTTGGAGCCGCGATAGAGCGTGCCGTTGGCGGCGAACTTCATCAGCTCGCGCGCGATCTGGGCTTCCGCCGGATAGCTCATGGTGGCGTAGGGATGCGCCCAGTCGCCGATCACGCCGAGGCGTTTGAATTCCTCGCGTTGCACGCCGAGCCAGTGCGTCGCATAGGCACGGCACTCCTTGCGGAAGTCGATCATCGCGGCACTGTCGCGAAAGTCCGGCTTCTGCTTGCCCTTCTTGCGATAGTGCTCCTCCTCGACCTTCCACTCGATCGGCAGGCCGTGGCAGTCCCAGCCTGGCACGTAGTTGGAATCGAAGCCGAGCATCTGCTGGCTCTTGGTGACGAGATCCTTCAGGATCTTGTTCAGCGCGGTGCCGATATGGATGTTGCCGTTGGCATAGGGGGGGCCGTCATGCAGCACGAATTTTTCGCGGCCGCGTGCGGTGTCCCGCAGCTTCTCGTAGAGACCGATCTCGTACCAGCGCTTGAGGATCTCCGGCTCGCGCTGCGGCAGGCCTGCGCGCATCGGGAATTCCGTCTGGGGCAGGAACAGCGTTTTGGAATAGTCTTTGGCGTCGGACTTTTGCGGCTTTTCGGACATGAGGATGACTGGCTCGGAAGGGCGCGGAAACGGATGGCGACTGGAATCGCGGGGTGAAACGACGAAATCCCGGTCTTGCGCCGAGCCGAAAGGCTCAGGCGGAAGCCGGGCCGCTAATCCCTATGATGCGCCGCGCAAACATGGGCTCTCCATAGCAGCCGCGCCGGGGAAGCGCAAAGGGGGCTGGATGTGGGCCGTATGCCCCTCAATCGATCGTTCCCAGCCCCGGAAACGCGTCCGGGGCGGCGGCCAGCATGGCGCGGGCGCGGGCGGAGTCGTCGTCCATCTGGCGGATCAGGGTCTCGATGCTGTCGAATTTCAGCTCGTCGCGGATGAAGCCGATGAAGGCGCAGTCAAGCACCTGTCCGTAGAGGTCGCCCTTGAAGTCGAACAGGAAAATTTCCAGGAGCGGCGCGCCGTTGTCGAAGGTCGGGCGTCGGCCGAAGCTCGCCACTCCATCCAGACGCTCGGTGCCGCGGCCGATCCGCACTGCGTAGATGCCGTGCTTCAGGCCGCAATTGTCATCCAGCCGGATGTTGGCGGTGGGATAGCCGAGGTCCCGGCCGCGTTTTTCGCCATGGACGACCTCGCCGGTCACGAACCAGGGGGCGCCGAGCATGGCGGTGGCCTCATCGAGCTGCCCTTCCGCGAGCGCGATCCGGATGGCGCTGGAGGAGACCGGCCGCTCGTCGATATCGACATGCGGCTGCACGTCGACCTCGATGCCGAGCCGGGGCGCCTCGTTGACCAGGAGGCTCGGCGAGCCGACCCGGCCCTTGCCGAAATGGAAGTCGTAGCCGACCGCAATGCCGCTGACGCCGAGGCGGCCGATCAGCTCATGGTGAATGAAATCTTGCGCGCTGGTCCCTGCGCGGGCCTTGTCGAAGGTCATGACCACGGCGCCCGCAAGCCCGGTGCCGGCCAGCAGCCGCAGTTTTGCCGCCTCGTCGGTCAGGCGGAATTGCGGGGTGTTGGGACTGAAAAACCGTCGCGGATGCGGCTCGAAGGTCAGTGCCAGCGCAGGACGGCCATGCGCCCGCCCCATCTCCAGCGCCGCCGCAATCACGGCGCGATGGCCGAGATGAACCCCATCGAAATTGCCCATGGCGACCACGGCGCCCCTCGGAATCGCGGAGGCCGGCGTGGTGTCGCGGATAACGGTAAAATGCGGGGCCATCAGGGGAATTCTCGAGCCGGCGGGATCGGCCGGGACCGTGGCTTGACCCGCCGGACGAAGTCAAGCGGGGGATACGCCCGCCTTGAAGACGATTTGAGACCTTCGTCGATATGTCCAGTTAACGCGCTGTTTAACGCCTTGATGCTAGTCCTTGAAACGTGGAACCGCGGGACCTCAGGTCCGGCAGGTCCGATCATAATATTCCTGGGTATGCGTTGGGGGAGTCGAGATGGCGGTTGATTTGTCGATGCCGGTCCTGGTGGTGGATGACTACAGCACCATGATCCGTATCATCAGAAATCTGCTGAAGCAGCTTGGCTTTGAGAATATTGACGATGCCAGCGACGGTTCGGCGGCGCTG
The DNA window shown above is from Bradyrhizobium sp. CB1650 and carries:
- a CDS encoding bifunctional riboflavin kinase/FAD synthetase; translation: MAPHFTVIRDTTPASAIPRGAVVAMGNFDGVHLGHRAVIAAALEMGRAHGRPALALTFEPHPRRFFSPNTPQFRLTDEAAKLRLLAGTGLAGAVVMTFDKARAGTSAQDFIHHELIGRLGVSGIAVGYDFHFGKGRVGSPSLLVNEAPRLGIEVDVQPHVDIDERPVSSSAIRIALAEGQLDEATAMLGAPWFVTGEVVHGEKRGRDLGYPTANIRLDDNCGLKHGIYAVRIGRGTERLDGVASFGRRPTFDNGAPLLEIFLFDFKGDLYGQVLDCAFIGFIRDELKFDSIETLIRQMDDDSARARAMLAAAPDAFPGLGTID
- the lspA gene encoding signal peptidase II; this translates as MTPLRAGIISAVVTVALDQASKLWLLNVFDIAHRGAVRVTPFFDLVLAWNIGISFGWLQNDNQAAQIALMVVKAVAVVALAVWMARSHTRLATVALGLIIGGAIGNGIDRLAYGAVVDFALFHIEIGGNTYNWYVFNLADVAIVAGVAALLYDSFLGVPAAKAP
- a CDS encoding pitrilysin family protein — encoded protein: MTHPFLAARQIALSLVTGAALVLAAVSPSEAAAKIQHLVSPAGIEAWFVQDATVPLIAMEYSFAGGSSQDPKDKAGVANLVGDLLDEGSGDLDSKTFHERLDRRAIELSFSANRDTFRGSLRMLRDNKDEAFDLLRMALTSPHFDTADVERIRSQVISGLRRETTNPTSLASRKFLETAFGDHPYGRQTNGTLDSVPTITIADLKDYVGRVLAKDTLKVAVVGDVDPATLGKLLDHTFGGLPAKANLAPVPDIEAAKPPQRAFVLLDVPQTVITFGGPGFKRNDPNFMAAYVVNHILGGGGLSSRLYREVREKRGLAYSVFESLLWMEHSALFIGNTGTRADRAGDTIDAIEKEVRRIAEEGPTQKELDEAKSYLKGSQMLALDTSSKLAQALLQYQQDKLPIDYIEKRNAIVDAVTLDDAKAAAKRLWGQGLLTVVVGRAPQAAAQPAAAPVTKSN
- the arfB gene encoding alternative ribosome rescue aminoacyl-tRNA hydrolase ArfB; its protein translation is MLRISRDLAIDEDDIEISFVRASGPGGQNVNKVATSAQLRFDTRRLTLPEDASLRLARIAGQRMTKDGVIVIHAQRFRTQERNRQDAVDRLVEMLTEAMVRPTPRRATRPTFASKQRRLEGKKHRSDIKAKRGGRYDD
- a CDS encoding c-type cytochrome, which gives rise to MRAVVLGLCTAVALVVRVADAQMPLPTAKPPDGATLFKQQCAVCHTMDTSAPMRQGPPLVRIVGRPAGKVEGFHYSQSLGKADFVWDEARLDAWLTNPQAVIPGAVMAYRQAKPETRAAIIAYLKEQN
- a CDS encoding VOC family protein, coding for MAKPVHSMIRVLDEARSLDFYKRAFGLEVADHLKFADFALIYLRHPSSPFEVELTVNFDRKEPYGLGDGYGHLAVVVEDLDAEHARFEREKLAPGPLRDFKHDGRTLARFFFVSDPDGYKIEVIQRGGRFN
- the ileS gene encoding isoleucine--tRNA ligase, which codes for MSEKPQKSDAKDYSKTLFLPQTEFPMRAGLPQREPEILKRWYEIGLYEKLRDTARGREKFVLHDGPPYANGNIHIGTALNKILKDLVTKSQQMLGFDSNYVPGWDCHGLPIEWKVEEEHYRKKGKQKPDFRDSAAMIDFRKECRAYATHWLGVQREEFKRLGVIGDWAHPYATMSYPAEAQIARELMKFAANGTLYRGSKPVMWSVVEKTALAEAEVEYEDYTSDMVWVKFPVTSPAHGALASASVVIWTTTPWTLPGNRAISFSPKIAYGLYKVTDAPADNWAKTGDLLILADALAEEVFKQARVSAYEKVRDIPGETMDAIECAHPLKGLGGGYEFSVPLLPGDHVTDDTGTGFVHTAPGHGREDFDAWMAHGRDLDARGINTAIPYTVDENGAYTDHAPGFVGKRVINDKGEKGDANDAVIKALIDKGMLFARGRLKHQYPHSWRSKKPVIFRNTPQWFIAMDKDVAADGKTKSGDTLRARALQAISVTQWVPPSGENRINGMIEARPDWVISRQRAWGVPIAVFVREKGDGSAEILQDEAVNARIGEAFEKEGADAWYALGARERFLGSRASEDWQKVDDILDVWFDSGSTHAFVLEDPVHFPGLAGIKRKVDGGKDTVMYLEGSDQHRGWFHSSLLESCGTRGRAPYDIVLTHGFTQDEHGRKMSKSLGNTIEPQAVIKESGADILRLWVAACDYTDDQRIGPEILKNTVETYRKLRNTVRWMLGTLHHYKPADAVAPAEMPELERLMLHELAVRASAIRKAYQEFDYKTVVAILSAFLNSELSAFYFDIRKDTLYCDPPSSLTRKAALTTIDLLCNAILKWLAPILSFTAEEAWRMYRPDAEPSVHLTLFPEDLEKLRDDKLAAKWETIRNVRRVVTGALELERAAKHIGSSLEASPVIYVVDRDVLITLFDTDLAEVCITSSYEVREGEAPATAFRLDAVPGVAVVVEKAVGTKCARSWKILPTVGEDPDYPDVTPRDAKALREWKALGVGI
- a CDS encoding pitrilysin family protein is translated as MPSYRSAVCLVAALLSTCALSSGSALAQTTLTSAPPASFTLSNGLQVVVIPDHRTPVVTEMIWYKVGSADETPGKSGLAHFLEHLMFKGTQKHPVGEFSQTVLRVGGNENASTSVDYTNYYQRVPREQLPTMMEFEADRMTGLILKDENVLPERDVVLEEYNMRVANNPEARLNEQIMAALYLNHPYGRPVIGWHQEIEKLDREDALAFYRRFYAPNNAILVIAGDVELADVRPLVERNFGSIATQPAIPARRIRPQEPEPAAPRAVTLADARVEQPSVRRYYLVPSATTAAAGESAALDVLAQLMGSGSNSYLYRALVVDRPLAVSASASYSSISLDPTQFSISASPKPGVSFAEVEQVIDGVIADIVQNPIRAEDLERVKTQLIAEAIYAQDNQAVLARWYGGALTTGLSIEDIRSWPDRIRAVTAEQVRTAAQKWLEKKRSVTGYLIKDTAAAKREEKRS